One window from the genome of Bacillus carboniphilus encodes:
- a CDS encoding Gfo/Idh/MocA family protein, producing MKIGMIGLDTSHVEIFTKLLHEGTYNFGEAQVTIGCPHPSLDLDLSRTRVQGYTELLRDTYGVKITDSVEEVAHEADTIMITAVDGRKHLELFKQVVAFGKPVFIDKPITLSVGDTEEVFSLSQKFNTPVMSSSSLRYADSVTKLLAERDEKPTGVYLSGPLPFIEKMPHYFWYGIHMIELLFTVMGPDYRRVEVQGNETYDVITTEWQDGRFGVIRGNHEWHGNFEAVIHYPNESVHLPIYQDQKPYYAGLLEKVIQFFQTGISPVPAEETLAIIKFIEEAGQ from the coding sequence ATGAAAATTGGGATGATTGGATTAGACACTTCACATGTTGAGATTTTTACAAAATTGCTTCATGAGGGAACGTACAACTTTGGGGAGGCTCAAGTTACCATCGGATGCCCCCACCCATCACTGGACCTCGATTTGAGTCGGACTAGGGTTCAGGGATACACTGAGTTATTGAGAGATACATATGGGGTGAAAATAACGGATTCTGTGGAAGAAGTCGCTCACGAAGCTGACACCATCATGATTACTGCTGTGGATGGTAGGAAGCATTTAGAGCTGTTTAAACAGGTGGTCGCATTTGGAAAGCCGGTTTTCATTGATAAGCCGATTACACTTTCTGTTGGGGATACCGAGGAAGTCTTTTCGTTGAGTCAAAAGTTCAACACCCCTGTGATGAGCTCGTCTTCATTAAGGTATGCTGATTCCGTTACTAAGCTCTTGGCTGAGCGGGATGAAAAACCAACCGGAGTATACCTAAGTGGCCCACTCCCATTCATAGAAAAAATGCCCCACTACTTCTGGTACGGCATTCACATGATCGAGCTCCTATTCACGGTAATGGGACCAGACTACAGGCGCGTGGAGGTACAAGGAAACGAAACGTACGACGTCATCACAACAGAATGGCAGGACGGAAGATTTGGCGTAATCCGAGGAAACCATGAATGGCACGGAAACTTCGAAGCCGTCATCCACTATCCAAACGAATCCGTTCACCTCCCAATCTACCAAGACCAAAAACCATACTACGCAGGATTACTAGAAAAAGTCATCCAATTCTTTCAAACAGGAATCTCTCCAGTTCCGGCGGAGGAAACCCTGGCAATCATAAAATTCATAGAAGAGGCGGGACAGTAG
- a CDS encoding VanZ family protein, with the protein MYKSRKLHIYGSWIIVVAWMVLIFNLSAQPAHQSNKLSKGVTGTVVETIHKVNPSTEITVDSLNHMVRKNAHFIVYLVLGILVVMALSVSGVLGWKTIIYGLGLCVLYAISDELHQIFVPGRGAQVKDVMIDSSGALVGIGIGMGTRSLWSSRGT; encoded by the coding sequence ATGTATAAATCTAGAAAGCTACATATCTATGGGAGTTGGATTATTGTTGTTGCTTGGATGGTTTTGATTTTTAACTTATCCGCTCAGCCGGCTCACCAATCGAACAAGCTTAGCAAGGGAGTCACGGGAACGGTTGTGGAAACCATACATAAAGTGAACCCGAGCACTGAGATAACCGTCGACTCGCTTAATCATATGGTTAGGAAAAATGCCCATTTCATCGTTTATTTAGTTCTTGGAATTTTGGTGGTTATGGCTTTGAGTGTGAGTGGTGTTCTCGGATGGAAGACCATCATTTATGGACTAGGATTGTGCGTATTGTACGCCATTTCAGACGAACTGCATCAAATCTTCGTTCCGGGAAGGGGAGCGCAGGTGAAAGATGTGATGATTGATAGTTCGGGTGCATTGGTAGGAATCGGGATAGGAATGGGAACGAGGAGCCTGTGGAGCAGTCGTGGGACATGA
- a CDS encoding sigma-70 family RNA polymerase sigma factor has protein sequence MDEFETLKEQFDPMIRSIMKKLNIYQNKHEFYQTGLIALWEAYQNFDPKKGQFATFAYSYIRGRMLRDMDRQIRNEERNVHPKEEFWEMIQDDDADPLLQANEFLLSLCRDSHLTRQQQKWVEYTCIHMLTVREIAEIEGVSVSAVKRWRSEAKQKLKGTLLAIKD, from the coding sequence TTGGATGAGTTTGAAACGTTAAAGGAGCAATTTGATCCCATGATTAGGTCCATTATGAAAAAACTAAATATCTATCAAAACAAGCATGAATTCTATCAAACGGGGCTAATCGCACTATGGGAGGCCTATCAAAATTTCGACCCGAAAAAAGGACAGTTTGCCACTTTTGCTTACTCCTATATACGAGGAAGAATGTTACGGGATATGGATCGGCAAATACGAAATGAGGAAAGAAACGTACACCCAAAAGAAGAATTCTGGGAGATGATTCAAGATGACGATGCAGACCCTCTCCTACAAGCCAACGAATTCCTCCTCTCTCTCTGTAGGGACAGCCATTTAACCAGGCAGCAGCAAAAATGGGTCGAATACACATGCATTCATATGCTAACCGTTCGGGAAATCGCCGAAATCGAAGGAGTCTCCGTTTCTGCAGTAAAACGCTGGCGGTCAGAAGCGAAGCAAAAACTAAAAGGAACACTGCTGGCCATCAAAGACTAA
- a CDS encoding response regulator — protein MATIMISDDAMFMRMQLKDILTKLGHDVVGEAENGLEAIEKYRELKPDLVTMDITMPETNGVEAVKGIKEVNPNATIIMCSAMGQKDMVVDAIKAGAKDFVVKPFDPKRIQEAVENALK, from the coding sequence ATGGCTACAATTATGATATCAGATGATGCCATGTTTATGCGAATGCAATTAAAGGACATTTTGACAAAGCTGGGGCATGATGTTGTGGGTGAAGCTGAAAACGGACTAGAGGCTATTGAAAAATATCGTGAATTAAAACCAGATCTTGTCACAATGGATATTACGATGCCAGAAACAAATGGAGTGGAAGCCGTTAAAGGAATTAAAGAAGTAAACCCTAATGCAACTATTATTATGTGTTCAGCCATGGGCCAAAAGGATATGGTAGTAGATGCTATCAAAGCAGGGGCTAAAGATTTTGTCGTCAAACCATTTGACCCTAAAAGAATTCAAGAAGCTGTAGAGAATGCTTTAAAATAA
- a CDS encoding DUF2231 domain-containing protein has protein sequence MHPMLVHFPIALFLFRVLFQVIAFFLGKRKVLYSKHLLLTF, from the coding sequence ATTCATCCGATGCTTGTCCATTTTCCGATTGCCTTATTTTTATTTAGAGTTTTATTTCAGGTGATAGCGTTTTTTTTGGGAAAAAGAAAAGTCCTTTATTCGAAACATTTGCTACTTACCTTTTAG
- a CDS encoding helix-turn-helix domain-containing protein, with product MLNSKAIGAYISSLRKEQDLTQVQLADLVNVSHQAVSKWERGESLPDLDTLGALAKQFNITIDRLLYGGTANTNKVDSFVGHLVKNEPEEAAKLVDGDNMNLDQLEDLAPLVKSSTFSRVAEGVKGTTFTFSNLINLAPFLDRDTLEKLVQQVGGDEMRSWKDIVSIAPFVSRQTVGQIVEGLEESIHVKDLVNIAPFLPREVDPLIENLSLEDLEWQDVVSLAPFINRSGLSKLIRQFSPETIEMSTLIQLAPFLEREIITHLLEEVELKNVEAHQIERVAPFIGSGNLGMLIQKLGQGDRFTVPPQD from the coding sequence GTGTTGAATTCAAAAGCGATTGGGGCTTATATCTCGAGCCTTCGAAAAGAGCAGGACCTGACTCAGGTTCAATTAGCTGATTTAGTAAATGTGAGCCATCAAGCGGTCTCGAAATGGGAGCGGGGAGAATCACTTCCTGACCTAGATACATTGGGGGCACTTGCCAAGCAGTTTAACATTACCATTGATCGGCTTTTATATGGGGGAACAGCTAACACTAACAAGGTCGACTCATTTGTAGGGCATCTTGTAAAAAATGAGCCGGAAGAAGCTGCGAAATTAGTAGATGGGGATAATATGAATCTTGATCAATTAGAGGACTTGGCTCCGCTGGTCAAATCCAGTACGTTTTCTCGAGTTGCGGAAGGGGTTAAAGGAACAACATTTACTTTTTCAAACCTCATCAACCTAGCTCCATTTTTAGATAGAGATACGCTTGAAAAATTAGTGCAACAAGTTGGTGGAGATGAGATGAGGTCATGGAAAGACATCGTTTCAATTGCTCCATTTGTTAGTAGGCAAACAGTGGGGCAGATAGTAGAAGGGTTAGAGGAAAGCATCCATGTAAAAGATCTAGTAAATATCGCTCCTTTCCTTCCAAGAGAAGTCGATCCTTTAATTGAAAATCTATCGTTGGAAGATCTTGAATGGCAAGATGTAGTCTCGCTTGCTCCATTTATCAATAGGTCTGGTCTCTCAAAGCTCATCAGACAATTTAGCCCAGAAACCATTGAAATGAGCACCTTAATTCAACTAGCTCCATTTTTAGAAAGAGAAATCATTACTCATCTCTTGGAAGAGGTTGAATTAAAAAATGTGGAAGCTCACCAAATCGAGCGGGTGGCTCCCTTTATAGGTAGTGGAAATCTTGGAATGTTGATTCAGAAACTGGGACAGGGGGACAGGTTTACTGTCCCACCTCAGGACTAG
- a CDS encoding alpha/beta-type small acid-soluble spore protein, whose product MARSRNKLLVPEAREGLNQLKGRVMAKNGYSSGNDGVPNNVKYEVAKEVGVPLNNGYNGDIKAKDAGKIGGNIGGKMVREMVKMAEEQLKKQ is encoded by the coding sequence ATGGCCAGGAGTAGAAATAAACTTCTTGTACCAGAAGCCCGTGAAGGTCTAAACCAGCTTAAAGGACGCGTTATGGCGAAGAATGGGTACAGTTCTGGGAATGATGGTGTTCCCAACAATGTGAAATATGAAGTGGCCAAAGAAGTGGGAGTTCCGCTGAACAATGGTTACAATGGCGACATAAAAGCAAAAGATGCTGGGAAAATTGGCGGGAACATCGGTGGTAAAATGGTTCGTGAAATGGTCAAGATGGCTGAGGAGCAGCTGAAGAAGCAGTAG
- a CDS encoding dicarboxylate/amino acid:cation symporter, protein MKKLSLGTKVAIGFVVGILIGIIFKDQALWIKPFGDLFLNLIKMIVVPLVLFSIVSGIATLSDVTKLRRIGGKVLLFYVFTTICAGTIGLLVANILKPGSGLDLDGIVKDTGEYTATETPNFLETLVGMVPTNPFASLFSGNLMQIIIFAVFVGIAMVAIGEKAAPFHKFFESGAQVMYKVTDMVMKYSPIGVAALMAVTVAEYGSKILGPITSLIVADYVGIILICFVLYPLILKFYVKMNLGTFYKTVATKIWPITASTTSSSGTLPVTMKVAENDFGVSKKLTGFSLPLGATVNMDGAVNYFAIAVIFVSQIYGVDLTLTQQITTLLLATLISIGAPGIPGGGIVMTIMLLTAMGLPLEIMGLVAGIYRIIDIGHTSLNVTGDVVGTLAVAKSENLLDENVLSQNKGDSTGISA, encoded by the coding sequence ATGAAGAAGCTTTCGCTAGGGACCAAAGTAGCTATTGGATTTGTAGTCGGTATTTTAATAGGAATTATTTTTAAAGATCAAGCACTTTGGATTAAGCCATTTGGGGACTTATTCTTGAATTTAATTAAAATGATTGTTGTGCCATTAGTCTTGTTTTCCATTGTAAGTGGAATCGCTACGTTAAGCGATGTAACGAAGTTGAGAAGGATAGGTGGAAAGGTCTTATTATTCTATGTCTTTACAACTATTTGTGCAGGTACTATAGGGCTACTCGTAGCAAATATTCTTAAACCTGGGTCTGGTCTAGACTTGGATGGAATTGTTAAAGACACCGGAGAGTATACAGCTACAGAAACCCCTAACTTCTTAGAAACATTAGTAGGGATGGTTCCAACAAACCCATTTGCATCCTTATTTAGTGGAAACCTCATGCAAATCATTATCTTTGCTGTTTTTGTAGGAATAGCAATGGTCGCGATTGGTGAAAAAGCTGCTCCATTCCATAAGTTCTTCGAAAGTGGTGCACAGGTGATGTATAAAGTAACCGATATGGTTATGAAGTATTCCCCAATTGGTGTAGCTGCGTTAATGGCTGTTACTGTAGCTGAATATGGATCTAAAATATTAGGTCCAATTACGTCCTTAATTGTTGCGGATTATGTAGGCATTATTCTCATTTGTTTCGTCCTTTATCCTTTAATTCTTAAATTCTATGTAAAAATGAATTTGGGGACCTTTTATAAAACAGTGGCAACTAAAATATGGCCAATTACTGCTAGCACAACAAGTAGTTCCGGTACCTTGCCTGTAACAATGAAAGTAGCAGAAAATGACTTTGGAGTCTCTAAAAAGTTAACTGGTTTTTCATTGCCACTAGGTGCAACGGTTAATATGGATGGAGCTGTCAATTATTTCGCAATTGCGGTTATCTTTGTTTCTCAAATATATGGAGTGGATCTAACACTTACACAACAAATCACGACACTCTTACTTGCCACTCTTATTTCCATCGGGGCTCCGGGAATCCCAGGAGGCGGGATTGTCATGACAATTATGTTACTAACAGCAATGGGACTGCCGCTTGAAATTATGGGATTAGTCGCTGGTATTTATCGAATTATAGATATCGGTCACACGTCTCTGAACGTTACCGGAGATGTAGTAGGGACTTTAGCTGTTGCGAAATCAGAAAACTTATTGGATGAAAATGTGCTGTCGCAAAATAAGGGTGATAGTACTGGGATTTCTGCTTAA
- a CDS encoding aminotransferase class V-fold PLP-dependent enzyme, translated as MGGYDKGVLFHDDLLKDIREKFLWIETDPIQQRKRLFFDNAGGSFRLKSASKVFMDLDAIPDCPEREHKTAKYLIDVIEKGTNDIRKIFNAKDGSIATYLTASQAIFEITGNMAENAKGNNIVTTALEHPSAYDAAKYYAEKLGKEFRVAKTNPVTGGVDTEEILKLIDQDTSLLSVIYASNISGAILDIESIVQEAKKINPNIYIIVDAVQHAPHGVLDVEKTPVDAINFAPYKFFGVRGSGIAYLSDRASRLPHHKLSGKAENEWSLGSPAPAHYAAISEIVDYICWIGSNYKQSNDRREQYVEGMTRISLHERALLEVILEGTANTEGLRGISGVTVHLDYPDLSKRDLIVAISIDGMDYKEAVRKYEELGVILFERVNTSIYSKRMIDSFGMKGAIRISPLHCHTVEEIEEFLSITARIAEQSLSRI; from the coding sequence ATGGGGGGATATGATAAGGGAGTTTTATTCCACGATGACTTGTTAAAGGACATACGAGAGAAATTTTTATGGATTGAAACAGACCCCATTCAACAAAGGAAGAGATTATTTTTTGATAATGCTGGTGGGTCCTTCCGTTTAAAAAGTGCATCAAAGGTATTTATGGATTTGGATGCAATTCCAGATTGTCCTGAACGAGAACACAAAACAGCAAAATATTTAATAGATGTTATTGAAAAGGGTACAAATGATATTAGGAAGATATTTAATGCGAAAGATGGAAGTATTGCAACTTATCTTACTGCCTCTCAGGCAATCTTTGAGATAACGGGGAATATGGCTGAAAATGCAAAAGGAAATAATATTGTTACAACAGCTCTTGAGCATCCCTCTGCCTATGATGCAGCAAAATATTATGCTGAGAAGCTGGGAAAGGAATTTCGTGTTGCCAAGACGAATCCTGTAACAGGTGGGGTTGATACAGAAGAAATATTAAAACTAATTGACCAGGACACCAGTTTACTAAGCGTAATATATGCGTCTAATATCTCTGGAGCCATTTTGGACATTGAATCCATAGTTCAAGAAGCGAAAAAAATAAACCCAAATATTTATATCATAGTAGATGCTGTTCAACATGCTCCCCACGGTGTTTTAGATGTAGAAAAAACACCAGTAGATGCCATTAACTTTGCTCCTTATAAATTTTTTGGAGTGAGAGGATCCGGAATCGCTTATCTATCAGACCGAGCATCACGACTTCCTCATCATAAGCTTTCTGGCAAAGCAGAAAATGAATGGTCATTAGGAAGTCCAGCACCTGCTCATTATGCTGCAATAAGTGAAATTGTTGATTACATATGCTGGATTGGGAGCAATTATAAACAAAGTAATGATAGAAGAGAGCAGTATGTTGAAGGGATGACGAGAATCTCCCTTCATGAACGGGCACTATTAGAAGTAATACTAGAAGGAACAGCAAACACTGAGGGGCTTAGGGGTATTTCGGGTGTTACGGTTCATCTTGATTATCCTGATTTATCAAAAAGAGATTTAATTGTAGCGATTAGTATAGATGGAATGGACTACAAGGAGGCTGTAAGGAAATACGAAGAACTAGGTGTTATTCTATTCGAACGTGTTAACACCAGTATCTACTCTAAGAGAATGATAGATTCTTTCGGAATGAAAGGGGCTATAAGAATTTCACCTTTGCACTGCCATACAGTGGAGGAGATAGAAGAATTTTTAAGCATTACAGCTAGGATAGCAGAACAAAGCCTAAGTAGAATATAA
- a CDS encoding GntR family transcriptional regulator — MYENINKKPMYQRIYDYIANKIEEKTYQVGDLLPSESELEQIFQASRTPVRQALKQLEMDGLIYRLQGKGSFVANFKPLGQWTTMTGFSDIYKEEWRKISARTIEATTIKSKFYSELLGVSSESDIIHLRRIRYYNGEPIIYLEHYINPFLPLEIFKNDPSFISIDQLLKDERDIEFFTIKEEINAVSASSKVAEILKINEGEPVLKNTRISLDQASTPVDITVNYFSSERWKYRIEFNKQ; from the coding sequence GTGTACGAAAATATAAATAAAAAACCAATGTATCAAAGGATTTATGATTATATTGCGAATAAAATAGAAGAAAAGACCTATCAAGTAGGTGACTTATTACCTTCAGAGAGTGAGCTAGAACAAATCTTTCAAGCGAGCCGTACACCTGTTAGACAAGCATTAAAACAACTAGAAATGGATGGATTGATCTATCGTCTACAAGGAAAAGGATCTTTTGTGGCAAACTTCAAACCACTCGGGCAGTGGACCACCATGACAGGATTCAGTGATATATATAAAGAAGAATGGAGAAAAATCTCTGCAAGAACCATAGAGGCTACCACAATTAAATCAAAATTCTACTCGGAGCTGTTAGGTGTCAGCAGTGAGTCAGATATTATACATCTTAGAAGGATTCGTTACTATAATGGAGAGCCAATCATCTATTTAGAACATTACATCAATCCCTTCCTCCCGCTAGAGATATTTAAAAATGACCCCTCTTTCATTTCAATAGATCAATTATTAAAAGATGAAAGAGATATCGAATTCTTTACGATTAAAGAAGAAATAAATGCCGTTTCTGCAAGTAGCAAGGTTGCGGAGATCTTAAAGATAAATGAAGGAGAACCTGTATTAAAAAATACTAGAATCTCTTTAGACCAAGCATCTACTCCCGTAGATATTACCGTGAACTACTTTAGTAGTGAAAGATGGAAATATAGGATTGAGTTTAATAAACAGTAG
- a CDS encoding VOC family protein produces the protein MEKVLDHIGVAVRNLDESIDFYENVLGGKLIDRYRSEAVGVESEIAIMEVNGTRTELLAPSNNTTSPIARFIKQKGKGVHHIAYRVDNLDDALNELKELGIRTLEDTLRTNKHGRRLIYLNPADTQGAIIEYCDYP, from the coding sequence ATGGAAAAAGTTCTAGACCATATCGGGGTTGCCGTTCGGAATTTAGATGAAAGTATCGACTTTTATGAGAATGTATTGGGCGGAAAACTAATTGACCGATACAGAAGTGAAGCGGTTGGGGTTGAAAGCGAGATTGCCATCATGGAAGTCAATGGAACACGCACGGAGTTATTAGCTCCATCAAATAACACCACTTCCCCGATTGCTCGCTTTATTAAGCAAAAAGGAAAAGGTGTCCATCACATTGCGTATCGAGTAGATAATCTGGATGATGCTTTAAACGAACTTAAAGAATTAGGAATTCGGACTTTGGAAGATACTTTAAGAACAAATAAGCATGGCAGACGGTTAATCTATTTAAATCCAGCTGATACTCAAGGGGCTATTATTGAGTATTGTGATTATCCTTGA
- a CDS encoding M55 family metallopeptidase, with product MKLFISSDLEGVAGITAWNETDNTNPASRYFLEQMTAEVNAACEAALDAGANDIFIKDAHDTAKNLNPSKLPEQVKILRGWASNPYLMMAGLDESYDGVFMMGYHAAGGRNGSPLAHTMNTRNDHVKINGEIASEFLINAYTSALWKVPVLMITGDKMICEEAKRLNPHIKTVEVSEGIGNGSISIHPKLAIKKIRETVTKLMKDTDFSKYEIQLPKEFTVEITFKDHHLAYRGSFYPGARQTGDKTVEFHSTEYINVLKFLFFVL from the coding sequence ATGAAACTCTTTATTAGTTCAGACTTAGAAGGGGTAGCGGGAATCACTGCCTGGAATGAGACGGATAACACAAATCCGGCTAGTCGATATTTTCTTGAACAAATGACAGCAGAAGTCAATGCCGCGTGTGAGGCAGCTTTGGATGCAGGTGCTAACGATATTTTTATCAAGGATGCCCATGATACAGCTAAAAATCTAAACCCTTCAAAACTACCGGAACAAGTGAAAATTTTACGAGGCTGGGCCAGCAATCCTTATTTAATGATGGCTGGATTGGATGAAAGTTATGACGGAGTGTTTATGATGGGCTATCATGCGGCTGGAGGAAGAAACGGGAGCCCACTGGCTCATACCATGAATACGAGAAATGACCATGTCAAAATCAACGGAGAAATTGCGAGCGAATTTCTGATTAATGCTTATACCTCGGCTTTATGGAAGGTTCCAGTTCTTATGATCACGGGGGACAAGATGATTTGTGAGGAAGCCAAGAGACTGAATCCCCATATCAAAACCGTTGAGGTAAGTGAAGGAATCGGAAATGGCTCGATTTCCATTCATCCAAAGTTAGCCATCAAAAAAATTAGAGAGACAGTTACGAAGCTGATGAAGGACACAGATTTTTCTAAGTATGAGATTCAGTTGCCAAAGGAGTTTACGGTAGAAATCACTTTCAAAGACCATCACCTAGCTTACCGTGGCTCGTTTTATCCAGGTGCCAGACAAACAGGTGACAAAACAGTTGAATTTCATTCTACAGAGTACATAAATGTTCTTAAATTTCTATTTTTTGTACTTTAA
- a CDS encoding peptide ABC transporter substrate-binding protein, producing the protein MKKWLLFFTLLAAVALISACSSQSGGSDGKTVVYALPGEPETLDPTLNVYSRSSVVLQNLFRGLYTIGPEGIPVPSLAAETTVDETGTKYTFKIDPDAKWSDGESVTAHDFEYSWKRVLNPDVASGAAFDLYYLKNGLAYNEGNVSADEVGVKAVDEHTLEVELENPTTYFLNLLCATSYYPVRKDVVEGEGNWTSSTDTYLSTGPFTLEEIKPKEKYVLKKNPNYLNADNVKLDTLEIVFIEAPEAELAAYMNGEIDVADNLSAEAMQQYKDSSEYTVAPRIGTYYFDVNTTVEPFDDPRVRKAFGMAMNRQQIVENVMQSTERPAFGFVPYGMPHGVEQNKEYRDVVGPLFEENIEEARKLLAEAGYPNGEGMPEIDFLTMASQRDKDIAQAIQSMWKENLGVEVSIRTMESKVYWDELENGNFAIARDGWTGDYLDPMTNLTLFESINTADDSRWVNKEYDALMEENRAITDQEKRMANYAKAEQILMDEMSVIPLYFYEDSYLVKPHVKGVTKNYIGHTYFEYADVVDKE; encoded by the coding sequence ATGAAGAAATGGTTATTGTTTTTCACGCTGTTGGCAGCCGTTGCACTGATTTCTGCTTGTAGTTCACAAAGTGGAGGTTCAGATGGGAAAACCGTAGTCTATGCATTACCAGGTGAACCGGAAACATTGGATCCAACTTTAAACGTTTACTCCCGTTCATCTGTAGTTCTACAGAACCTATTTAGAGGCCTTTACACCATTGGGCCTGAGGGGATTCCAGTTCCGTCATTAGCAGCAGAAACGACTGTGGATGAAACCGGAACAAAGTATACTTTTAAAATCGACCCAGATGCGAAATGGAGTGATGGTGAATCAGTTACGGCGCATGACTTTGAATACTCATGGAAACGAGTGTTAAATCCAGATGTCGCATCAGGTGCAGCGTTTGACTTGTATTATTTAAAAAATGGTCTTGCTTACAATGAAGGAAACGTAAGTGCCGATGAGGTTGGAGTTAAGGCTGTGGATGAGCATACCCTTGAGGTAGAGCTTGAGAATCCCACTACATATTTCTTAAATCTATTGTGTGCAACGTCCTATTACCCGGTTAGAAAAGATGTAGTAGAGGGTGAAGGAAACTGGACTAGTTCAACGGATACGTACTTGTCTACGGGTCCATTCACGCTTGAAGAAATCAAGCCAAAAGAGAAATATGTTCTGAAGAAGAACCCGAATTACTTGAATGCGGATAATGTAAAACTAGATACACTGGAAATCGTATTTATTGAAGCACCAGAAGCTGAATTGGCTGCTTACATGAATGGTGAAATTGATGTTGCAGACAACTTAAGTGCTGAAGCAATGCAACAATACAAGGATTCATCTGAGTATACCGTTGCCCCACGTATCGGTACCTACTATTTTGATGTGAATACAACGGTGGAGCCTTTTGATGACCCGCGTGTAAGAAAAGCATTCGGTATGGCGATGAACCGTCAACAAATCGTTGAAAATGTTATGCAATCAACGGAGAGACCGGCCTTCGGTTTCGTTCCATACGGAATGCCACATGGTGTTGAGCAAAATAAGGAATACCGTGATGTTGTAGGACCTTTATTCGAAGAAAACATTGAGGAAGCTAGGAAGTTGCTAGCGGAAGCAGGCTATCCAAATGGAGAAGGCATGCCTGAAATTGACTTTTTAACGATGGCAAGTCAACGTGACAAAGATATTGCACAAGCCATCCAAAGTATGTGGAAGGAAAATCTTGGCGTGGAAGTGAGTATCCGTACGATGGAATCCAAAGTTTACTGGGATGAATTAGAAAATGGAAACTTTGCTATTGCTCGTGACGGTTGGACTGGGGATTACTTAGATCCAATGACAAACCTCACGTTGTTCGAGTCCATTAACACAGCGGATGATTCTCGTTGGGTGAACAAAGAATATGATGCGCTTATGGAAGAAAATCGAGCAATTACAGATCAAGAAAAGCGCATGGCTAACTACGCCAAAGCTGAACAAATCTTAATGGACGAAATGTCTGTCATTCCTCTTTATTTCTATGAAGATTCTTATCTAGTCAAACCACATGTAAAAGGTGTGACGAAGAACTACATTGGGCATACGTATTTTGAGTATGCGGATGTTGTGGATAAGGAGTAG